A genomic window from Elaeis guineensis isolate ETL-2024a chromosome 3, EG11, whole genome shotgun sequence includes:
- the LOC105041093 gene encoding uncharacterized protein: protein MSAVFSCGLECVVCVGCARWAWRRCTHAGARDSAAWPPASPADFASVPRACRAVLASYEPDLARPRWAPSRPGGYRMDPAAVAKRTSHPDTAGRCPPYMIYLDHAAREIVLAVRGLSLVRDADYRLLLDGRPGSQPFDGGYVHRGLLQAAVWLLNREADTLCRLLRENGPDYSLVLVGHSLGAGVAALMAVVVVNHLDRFGGIPRSRIRCYAIAPARCMSLNLAVKYADVIHSVVLQDDFLPRTPTPLEHIFGSIFCLPCLLFFVCMRDTFVSEDKKLKDPTRLYAPGRMYHIVERKFCRCGRFPPEVRTAIPVEGRFEHIVLSCNAIFDHGIIWIEREAEKALEIMKERAEETTPPTQQRMERQSLEMEHKDALERAMGLKLLHDVAPAEEPCLDMGPSTSDEGTSTSESGSSGRTNWDELVEQLLDDNESGDPVLKEDPSFSYSKSDPLLER from the exons ATGTCGGCGGTATTTTCCTGCGGTCTCGAGTGCGTGGTGTGCGTGGGCTGCGCCCGCTGGGCCTGGCGGCGGTGCACCCACGCCGGCGCCCGCGACAGCGCCGCCTGGCCCCCCGCCTCCCCCGCCGACTTCGCTTCGGTCCCCCGCGCCTGCCGCGCCGTCCTCGCCTCCTACGAGCCCGACCTCGCACGGCCTCGCTGGGCCCCCTCCCGCCCCGGCGGCTACCGCATGGACCCCGCCGCCGTCGCCAAGCGCACCTCCCACCCCGACACCGCCGGCCGCTGCCCCCCCTACATGATCTACCTCGACCACGCCGCCCGTGAGATCGTCCTCGCCGTTCGCGGCCTCAGCCTCGTCCGTGACGCCGACTACCGCCTCCTCCTCGACGGCCGCCCAGGCTCGCAGCCCTTCGACGGCGGCTACGTCCACCGTGGCCTCCTACAAGCCGCCGTCTGGCTGCTCAACCGCGAGGCCGACACCCTCTGTCGGCTCCTCCGGGAGAACGGGCCGGATTATAGCCTCGTGCTCGTCGGGCACTCGCTCGGGGCCGGGGTGGCGGCGCTCATGGCGGTGGTTGTGGTGAACCACCTCGACCGGTTCGGGGGTATCCCTAGGAGTCGGATCAGGTGCTATGCCATCGCGCCCGCCAGGTGTATGTCGTTGAATCTCGCAGTCAAGTACGCGGATGTTATCCACTCCGTAGTGTTGCAG GATGATTTTTTGCCAAGAACACCAACACCCTTGGAACATATTTTTGGATCTATTTTCTG CTTGCCATGTTTATTATTTTTCGTCTGCATGAGAGATACATTTGTATCAGAAGATAAAAAGCTTAAAGATCCAACGAGGCTTTATGCACCCGGTCGAATGTATCACATTGTCGAGAGAAAATTTTGCAG ATGTGGAAGATTCCCTCCTGAGGTGAGAACTGCTATTCCAGTTGAAGGAAGATTCGAGCATATTGTCCTGTCATGCAATGCAATATTTGATCACGGGATTATTTGGATAGAGCGAGAAGCAGAGAAGGCATTAGAA ATCATGAAGGAAAGAGCTGAGGAAACTACCCCTCCAACACAGCAAAGGATGGAGAGACAATCTCTTGAGATGGAACACAAGGATGCACTGGAAAGAGCAATGGGCTTGAAACTGCTGCATGATGTGGCTCCAGCTGAAGAACCCTGTCTTGACATGGGCCCTTCAACCAGTGATGAAGGAACTTCGACCAGTGA
- the LOC105041092 gene encoding 21 kDa protein — MALKKLAFFLLSAVVFSTAVAATRPGSGGNSTEFIRTCCGATRYPRLCFNSMAGYANAVQEDPVQVAQLATNLTLARIGSLAGRVKQLRRGASGRVAAALVDCTEALGDAADEARRTAAELTGLEAATGPEVAWRVSNAQTWMSAALTNEDTCTDGFDGVSSGPVKAEVCRRIRRVMQFTSNALALVNNLVNSR, encoded by the coding sequence ATGGCCTTAAAAAAGCTCGCATTTTTCCTCCTCTCCGCCGTCGTCTTCTCCACCGCCGTTGCGGCCACGCGGCCGGGCTCCGGCGGGAACTCAACCGAGTTCATCCGCACGTGCTGCGGGGCGACGCGGTACCCGCGGCTCTGCTTCAACTCCATGGCCGGCTACGCGAACGCGGTCCAGGAGGACCCCGTCCAGGTGGCCCAGCTGGCCACCAACCTCACCCTCGCCCGCATCGGCAGCCTCGCTGGCCGGGTGAAGCAGCTCCGGCGCGGGGCGTCCGGCCGGGTGGCGGCGGCGCTGGTGGACTGCACGGAGGCGCTGGGGGACGCGGCGGACGAGGCACGGAGGACGGCGGCGGAGCTGACGGGGCTGGAGGCGGCGACGGGGCCGGAGGTGGCGTGGCGGGTTTCCAACGCCCAGACATGGATGAGCGCGGCGCTGACGAACGAGGACACCTGCACCGACGGCTTCGACGGCGTCAGCTCCGGCCCAGTGAAGGCCGAGGTCTGCCGCCGGATTCGCCGGGTCATGCAGTTCACCAGCAACGCCCTCGCCCTTGTTAATAACCTCGTTAACAGCCGCTAA